From the Vanessa cardui chromosome 8, ilVanCard2.1, whole genome shotgun sequence genome, the window ttgttattttctttttgtttcatCAGGAGTTACACAAATTACTCAGTTTTTTAGTCGACAACTCAAGTATTGTAACTTTAAGAAACTCCCAaccttaaattaaatgaatgacGTCAAATATTACATTTGGAGATTGAGTATGAATGTCTAACCAAATCATTATAGTACTAGTTTAAGTTTGCGTCATAAATTATCCATATTAATCTTACTTATCATGTTCATTAAAATGATTCAAAAAGCAACCTCAACATCTACATTTTCATGAAAGTTTAACAATGGACATTGTGATACATTAAACCCTTAAATTTTCCCTTTGTTACATTAAAGTTGAACATGAGTAAATAGAGTAGGACGTAAAATACGTCGTTCAGCGAACAAGAAGCACAAAGGGCGCAGTGTCacgttttgtaaaaaaaaatgtataaactgGGTCAATGGTATTCAAGCAGCGCGTAAGTGACACTACACGAGAAACAGACTAAGTATCTCATGATGGCTCTATTTCATTATCTATAGTTTACATTTTGAACAAGAAAACCATGAAACAATAGATGAATCAATTTAGAACTCGAgtataagaaaaagaaaacgcgacaaaaatttaaaaagggtTGTTTTACAAAGaccaattttaacaaattttaagcCATCGATATCCATACTAGATATAGAGATAGAATACCATATCGTCTGTACCTATTTAGCTATCTTCAATATGTTCAAATGCCTAACagtatttgtgtaaataaaataaatttatagtcaATGTATTATCATTGTCAGCATTGAAAGAAGATATAGGAAGACAAATTTTCttttgaatacaattaaatattattttaattaaaattttgttcaaaAGAAAATACGCATCCATATAAAAACAGCATCGTCGTTGAGGTCGTATCGGTCGACCGATACGTGcgtgaataaaaataagatggaatttattttatatacaaatacattgaGAATAGATTCGTatcacagttttttttaaacggtTTGACGTAAATAACGgaagctattaatatataaaaagtatatttaattttaaatatgaaccgACTGGGGAAGATGACAAAATCAAGCAGTTTCGAATTAGTAATATGCACCTACTTCTACAAGATAAACTGACGTAATAGATGTTAATTCATAGAATTCGAACGTGTAGCGTATAAGTGAAAAGTTACATCATTTTcactagaaatatttaaatataatttacagaaATATGTATCGTTGGAAAACTACATACCACCCACCTATTATTTAGAGTTTGAATGAATTCGTAACAAAGTATACAACTTACGTGTAACGTCACCGTCGGATCCCATACTTCTCAAACTCACTGTACTTATATCACTGAAAATCAAACTTTCTGAACACGTTCACAGTTTTGTCACATAAGAGATCACGATTACAGTCGGACTGGTGAATGCAGAATGGTCGACGTGAGCTCGCTACAGAGGATTTTTTACTTATGAGCGTCGAGCGCTTAGCGCTACGGAACCGCTGCTAAATTTAGCAATGGTACTATCATAGTTATACATATCATCAACAACACGTCATATTTCCTTAAAACATGAGTTTTCCTAAGCTAAGCTCTGTATATCGTCAGCATGACtctaaaaggttttattttatgtccTAGAGTTATAAAGTTTTCGTTGCATTATGTTAAATCGAATTGCTTAGATTTTAGTCATCTAAAAAGTATatcgtatatgtatatagattgtTAAAGTGAATTATCGATAAGATAAGATCCGTGTTATCTTTCTCTTGGAAATGATATAAAGTCTAAACAATTTTGCTTCATTTCGCAGGTCCTTGCGAAATATTGaataatcacaaaataattttatacgttttttGCTATCGGTGACTCAATTGCACGTAATGTTTTCACCTTGCACGTTGGATATGAGCAAGCATTTATAAACTGGGTCGCTTACGTCGGGCGCCATAGAATTAGTAGGCTCATTACTCTAAGTTGAGCGCATACAActctacttatttataattgcaCCATATTAGTCAAACCTAGTAGTCTTTTCAAAATACGTTTAGCTATTTAGATTTAAGTTATAAGTCACGCTGAGTTTGTCTGAAAAGTCTTTGTTACTGTTTCGGTTTAGATGCGATGATTAATCGGGCATCCTTTCTTTTCGAGTGCAGCGAATGAGAGGCGTGGGTTTTCAGCGGGTGCCGTTAGCCGGCGGCCGCTGCAGCGGTCAACGCTCTTGCCGCTCCGTCAGCTACGCTACCTCTGCAGCCGTTCTCCCTTGCCGCCTCCACCCACTTACCCCTCGCACTTCCGATTTTTGCGacaaattattatactattccAATTCATGTTTTCAAATAACAACTCGTCTCGATAATTAGATACATGCTTGTCGTTTAAATaatcattgttataaaattttcaccATCTGTTACATTCAGACAGTTTTTATTGATCGGCGAATATAAAAAACGTGCCCGCTCACAATCATATCTAGATAACACATGCACAAATAAAGAAGGACTCGTATAAATTTTACCGAGAACTATTTGATCGATGTCGAATCCACTTGTCCAAAATATAAGCGGAAAAATCTAGACTCTTACTCGTGACGTAACACGAACGCGCTTCGCTCTTGAAAAACGTAAAATTGTTATACGTATACTGCGTAAGAGAAAAGAATAAATGCTTACCGAGTCCCATCTGGCAGAAGATGACCTCGGCTTCGATCACGTGTGCAGTCGGCTTTCGTTGCGGCTCCGGTTTTGACTCCTGCTTTGGTTCAGGCTTAGGCTCGGGGGCTGGTTTCGGACTGGGAGGATCCTGTTTCGGCGGTTCAGGTTCTGGCTTGGGCTGTTGGGGTGGAGGCTGAGGTTTGGGCTCCACGAGCTCAGGTTCTACAGGCTTCGTTGGTGCCACTTCTTTAACTTGTTCGGATTTAGTCTCGGTAGGCGCTGGTGGTTGGACCGGTGCCGGGGCTGGAGTAGGCGCGAGGGTCGGAGTAGGATCATGGGGTGCGGGAACTGGTGGCTCGGGGGTCTGTGCGCTCTGCTTCGGGGGCTCGGGTCGGTGTAAGGGTGACTCTCCGGCCGTGTCAGCGTCAGATTCGCTGTCAGTAAACTTGTCTGCTAGATGCTCGGCTTTTTCAGTGACGGAAGGCGCACGTGGTGTGTCTACAAACTCATCTCGTTCCATGTCAAGGAAGCTCTGCGTTACATGTCGAGCAGCGCCATGCGCGCTGTGAATGGGTGATTCCTCAGGGTCGTCCCGTTTTCCCTCGCGATCCAAGTGTTCGAAGTCGTCCATGGAGTCCTGGTCGCGCTTCATGGTCGCTTCGGACGTGAGGGCGTCCGTGGTCGCGCTATCCCCGCTCGCAAGCCCTCCTAATACTTTGTCGGAactatccatatttaaattacaattaataaaataagactaGAGGAAAGTGATCGATAGTGGGTGCGGTAGCACAAACTAGGGTAGGAATAGCTGAAGAGGGGGTCTTGCCGTGCCTCCTCGCCGTGTCGAACTGAGGTCTGCACTCTGCGCGCCGCTTGCCGGCTGCCGCTGCACGACGTCACTCAGCACGACAAACGGTATTACTCATCGCATTCGACCCAGCCCGTCCAATGAAACGGGGGCGGCTATTTGCcggtaaattataataaaataatattatcaaaaacactaaaaatatataaataattgcaaaAGTTGAGATACTATGTAAAGTAAAATACTGGTAAGATGGAACTCCTATTATGTGTGTAACCGTGGCTGATCTTGGAAAAACATAGTATGAAAGTAAGAAAATGTTGAAATTATTGACAAGTTTTAGCCGTAAAACTGTTTTACCGACAGCTCCTTGAAGACCATTCGTCGGACTCAGTGAACCTATTGAATTGAGTCAATATGCCCAAGttcggaaaaaataaaaaattaaaacacgttAAATTGTCTGCTAGATGCTCGGCTTagattatgcaataaaaaaaatagttgtcattattataaatacgtatttataaaatataccaacgtatttaaaaaaatggagaAGATATtgcataaaatcataaaaaagtattaataatagttacgTTAtggataaaataacattatttatttctaaataaaataggtaataaataatgGAAAATATTGTTCTATCTGCCTTTCCAGTTTCCCAGTTTTTAAACGCATGTTACCAATGTCAAAATAAACGTATGCCAAAACTGTCGATAAAACAGTatcactatttaaaataataacgcgCTGCGGCGCTTTAATGCAGCAATTTCATAAGTGTATTCTTTGTAAGGAGAGTACGttcaaaattgaaatcaattaaaagCATAGTTATCGCTTAACGCTTTTGTAATTTTActgaatactttaaataaatatcactgaTTGAGTGATTGCAGATTAGATTCCGCCACCACAAGGATGGCGGCTGCTAAAGTGAATGGTTGTGTTTCATTAAATGAAAGAAGTTCAGCAAGTGAAAACATAAAATGTGATAATAGTGACAAAAACATTGGAAACGGAAAAGTTCACCATGGTTTAAATGGTTACGAAAAATCTAAGCTTAAGCCTACTACAAATGGCTTTAATGTAAGtagaatgttttattaataaataaggttaACATCGTAAATTGCCGGTGCCTGTAATTTCTCTTTTCTGATGACAGGGCTGACACGCCCCAATAGAACAGTGACCTAATGTGGTGCGACCCACTGATACTTCGTCACATTTAGAAAATTGATTACCAAGGCTACTTTAATAACTGATTGTTGCTATCGGCAACCagtatcattataatttttcaattaaaattctcTACTCTCATGTTAAATTAGAAGAAAAAAGGTAATTAGTGTAGtactaattaaaactttttataagtataatgatAGTCTAGTCTCAATCCATTTAATCCATTCAAAATtcgtgtaaatatattaaaaagtaaaacaaattattttgatttaaatacccGTAggtcttattaaattaattgtaactaTTTGTCTGaaacaagttaaaaaaaaaataacagtaaattaaagtttaacatgtctaaattaagataaaaattacAGTTAGTTATCTCCAGAAAAAGTTTTTCTGTTGGATgccatacaaaattaattaatatgtagtaaATATTAACAGTTGAAAGTATATTCAATAATTGaacttattaaaacttatataattacaatataaaagagtaacatatttaatcttatttaattaaaccttGCATAATATACAgcaaaattcaattcaaatatcaaacagtaaaactaaaaattaaaattttcaaagagttttaagtaaattaaacatCTGAAATAGATGAATGATGAAGAATGCTTTCTTTTATTTATCTCTGTATTTTATTCCTATTAATAGTCTGCTCACTAGTTCACTCCTACAGTAGACTTCCTCGAGTATGTTGATTACGACGTTTATATTACATTGCTATGACTTgtactgtgttttattttagcaGAAATTGTCAAGACTTAGAGACGAGtgtgattaataatttatagatgATGATGACAAATTGATGTGTATAGTAAATCTAATTTTAGTATCAATATACAACTATAGATCggatttacattaaattattcttagTTACTCCTTAGTTAATGTATATACCCAAGGATTTTTAGTTGTTTCAACATTAAGGTATTATTAGCATAAGTTACATTATGCCTATAAAGTTATAAAGATATGACGGgcaaatgtacaaaaaaatgtttaaacacaagatttaaaaatgactcttaatattatatagctgATTAATTAAGAAAGGTTAAGATTATATCACAATATGCTATGCCCATGGGGGTGAAGCAGTAAGCCCTTGTCGTAtatttgattacttttttttaactcatTTCATACATAGTGCTGAAGAAACTCATCATGAGAAAACCTACAAGTGTACAACGGTTTGTTAGTATCAAttgttacaaacatttttttatatgtaaaattccattgtttttatttatacccCATATTAAGTCTTGATATCACATGAATACTATATGTAGTAAATATTCGTATTTGTTACAAGTCCTCACAATATttctcataatataatttttaataattacattgttaacttttttatttttatcataattgtagttatttatatattgtaattattcacTGCATATGTTCCTCTTATTGTCCATTCATTTCAGTTAATTATGTGAATTAACGGCTACAGCAATGGTTCCAAATATAAAAACCTCCGTTACATTACgtcgtatatttaaaattattccttCGTCTTGGCTAAAAAAGTTtggttaaaaaagtttttattcaaaatcgaAAATGGCTCTTTTACGCCTTGTATAtgtttatctacatatatttcaGCAGTAATGTTTTAACTCACTCCTCTATTCTGCGCCTCGAAAAGCAATTTCAGCATTTGGTCCTGCGCTTAAATTCTTTCGGTTTTCCCTCATCGCATTTGTAGAGTACACTCGTGATTGTGTAGACACTTGACACTAATATATCAGTTAGTGAGAGTGACCGCGGTGTCAGAGATTGATCTGAGGAATATAATACGTCCGTTGCCTAATATTGCTTGATACTGATCGTTGTCTATTGGTCTGAATGACATCAccatcataattatgttttaatgtttTGCCAGATCGCGTATTACACGAACTGTAACATTGTCGaaactgtaaataattattttccatCCGGTATATAAACTCTCGATTATAATTACAGCCTTTCATgcgtttcttttaattatatttataaactagccGTGTCTACGACTACGTGCGCTTTGAAGTTAATCAAcgaaaaagttaatattgtggcctaagttactctttattacatcagctatctctcagcgaaagtcccgtcaaaactggtcaagccgttccagatattatcgataattgaaaataaagttattttgttatatgtaccgtgtatacatatgcatttagtgaaAGACGATcctattttgttataatagaagatataaatatattaaaatagtaattttgtatttacgtagtattttgatatttatgtaataagcgATATAAATTTCCTCATTGTGTTaggtaattatatttgtttttcccACGTATGTTCCATCGGTCTTCCTTATTTTTATCCTCAACTTATATAAAGACACCATCCCCACCAACAGTGATTAGCGCTGGCGGTTTGTGTGCAGCTTCATTCGAGTACCATAGGAATAACAACACAGACGAGTCTAGAGAAGTCTGTTTACTTGGTGAGACCTAGAGAAGGTTatgatttttcttattattatttttttgttttaaaattataatccgaCATGTATCCACGTTGAAGGCATTTGATATGAATTAGTATTGTTCTTTATCCTCAGAAAATGGCGATTGAAAGGGAGAAAGCGCCCTGGATGGATT encodes:
- the LOC124532162 gene encoding reticulon-1 isoform X2, whose translation is MDSSDKVLGGLASGDSATTDALTSEATMKRDQDSMDDFEHLDREGKRDDPEESPIHSAHGAARHVTQSFLDMERDEFVDTPRAPSVTEKAEHLADKFTDSESDADTAGESPLHRPEPPKQSAQTPEPPVPAPHDPTPTLAPTPAPAPVQPPAPTETKSEQVKEVAPTKPVEPELVEPKPQPPPQQPKPEPEPPKQDPPSPKPAPEPKPEPKQESKPEPQRKPTAHVIEAEVIFCQMGLVESLIYWRSAGRSGAALGAGLALLVALACCSVVSVLAYSSLLALSAAVAFRIYKNVLQAVQKTNEGHPFKWLLEKDISVPAERAQSLAAGATAHLNAALAELRRLFLVEDLVDSLKFGVLLWCLTYVGACFNGITLIILGWIALFTLPKAYEMNKPQVDANLELARAKINEISAKVRAAVPLGRKAESEKDK
- the LOC124532162 gene encoding reticulon-1 isoform X1 encodes the protein MDSSDKVLGGLASGDSATTDALTSEATMKRDQDSMDDFEHLDREGKRDDPEESPIHSAHGAARHVTQSFLDMERDEFVDTPRAPSVTEKAEHLADKFTDSESDADTAGESPLHRPEPPKQSAQTPEPPVPAPHDPTPTLAPTPAPAPVQPPAPTETKSEQVKEVAPTKPVEPELVEPKPQPPPQQPKPEPEPPKQDPPSPKPAPEPKPEPKQESKPEPQRKPTAHVIEAEVIFCQMGLDAWFDPQRLHPEVESLIYWRSAGRSGAALGAGLALLVALACCSVVSVLAYSSLLALSAAVAFRIYKNVLQAVQKTNEGHPFKWLLEKDISVPAERAQSLAAGATAHLNAALAELRRLFLVEDLVDSLKFGVLLWCLTYVGACFNGITLIILGWIALFTLPKAYEMNKPQVDANLELARAKINEISAKVRAAVPLGRKAESEKDK